The following coding sequences are from one Aeromicrobium duanguangcaii window:
- a CDS encoding 1-acyl-sn-glycerol-3-phosphate acyltransferase, whose product MRILRLIADVFWSVSRWNFRSEPAPKGSGILLAGPHTSNWDFVLMLAIAWKCGFRPYFLGKKELFRGPAGPFMRALGGIAVDRKNPVGVVDDLIARAKAGDDFQVVITPEGTRGGVERWKSGFYRIAMEGDLPVTLGYCDSKTMTAGLGPTIRLTGDVKADMDVMRAFYADKWGVRPERRVMPRLAEEG is encoded by the coding sequence ATGAGGATCTTGCGCCTGATCGCCGACGTGTTCTGGTCCGTCAGCCGGTGGAACTTCCGTTCCGAGCCGGCGCCGAAGGGCTCGGGCATCCTGCTCGCGGGACCGCACACCTCCAACTGGGACTTCGTGCTCATGCTGGCCATCGCGTGGAAGTGCGGCTTCCGGCCGTACTTCCTGGGCAAGAAGGAGCTCTTCCGCGGCCCGGCCGGCCCGTTCATGCGCGCCCTGGGTGGCATCGCGGTCGACCGCAAGAACCCCGTGGGCGTGGTCGACGACCTCATCGCGCGTGCCAAGGCCGGTGACGACTTCCAGGTCGTCATCACCCCGGAGGGCACCCGCGGCGGCGTCGAGCGCTGGAAGTCCGGCTTCTACCGCATCGCGATGGAGGGCGACCTGCCCGTGACGCTGGGGTACTGCGACAGCAAGACCATGACCGCCGGCCTCGGTCCCACGATCCGCCTGACCGGCGACGTCAAGGCCGACATGGACGTCATGCGCGCCTTCTACGCGGACAAGTGGGGCGTCCGTCCCGAGCGCCGCGTCATGCCGCGCCTGGCCGAGGAGGGCTGA